The Pseudomonas solani genome segment TGCACCTATTGCGCTCAGTGGTACGAGCCTTGCCTAAACCTCCTTGACGACGGATTGATTACGGAGCGTTGCCCCCATGCGAGAGAAACAGGTGTCGGGAGCCTTGCCGGTCCCCGCTAACTACATGAACGCGCAGAGCGCGATTGTCGGCTTGCGAGGCAAGGACCTGGCCTCCACCGTCCGCACCCTCGCCCTGCAGGGCTTGAAGCACCCCGTGCACAGCGCCCGCCACGTCCTCGCCTTCGGCGGCCAGCTGGGCCGCGTATTGATGGGCGACACCCCGCACAAGCCCAACCCGCAGGACGCGCGCTTCGCCGATCCCTCCTGGAGCCACAACCCGTTCTACCGTCGCGGCTTGCAGGCCTACCTGGCCTGGCAGAAACAACTCTATGCCTGGGTCGAGGACAGCGACCTCACCGACGATGACCGCGCCCGCGCGCGCTTCGTCCTGGCCCTGGTCAGCGACGCCATGGCGCCCTCCAACAGCCTGCTCAACCCCCTCGCGGTGAAGGAGCTGTTCAACACCGGCGGCCTCAGCCTGCTCAATGGCGCGCGCCACCTGCTGGACGATGTGCTGAACAACAACGCCATGCCGCGCCAGGTCAGCAAGCACTCCTTCGAGATCGGCCGCAACCTGGCCACCACGCCCGGGTCGGTGGTCTATCGCAACGAGCTGCTGGAACTGATCCAGTACAAGCCGATGAGCGAGAAGCAGTACCTCAAGCCTCTGCTGATCGTCCCGCCGCAAATCAACAAGTTCTACATCTTCGACCTCTCGCCGGAAAAGAGCTTCGTCCAGTACGCGCTGAAGAATGGCCTGCAGGTGCTCATGGTCAGCTGGCGCAACCCCGATGCGCGCCACCGCGAATGGGGCCTGTCCACCTATGTGCAGGCGCTGGAGCAGGCGGTCGACGTGGCCCGCGCCATCACCGGCAGCAAGGACGTCAACCTGATGGGCGCCTGCGCCGGCGGCCTGACCATCGCCGCCCTGCAGGGCCACCTCCAGGCCAAGCGCCAACTACGCAAGGTCAGCAGCGCCAGCTACCTGGTCAGCCTGCTGGACAGCCAGGTCGAAAGCCCCGCCGCCCTGTTCGCCGACGAACAGACCCTGGAGGCGGCCAAGCGCCGCTCCTACCAGCACGGCGTCCTGGACGGCCGCGACATGGCGAAGATCTTCGCCTGGATGCGCCCCAACGACCTGGTGTGGAACTACTTCGTCAACAACTACCTGCTGGGCCGCCAGCCGCCGGCCTTCGACATCCTCTACTGGAACAACGACAACACCCGCCTGCCCGCCGCCTTCCACGGCGACCTGCTGGACTTCTTCAAGCACAACCCGCTGACCCGCGGCGGCGCGCTGGAAATCTGCGGCACCCCGATCGACCTGCAGAAGGTCACGGTGGACAGCTTCAGCGTGGCCGGCATCAACGACCACATCACCCCCTGGGACGCTGTCTATCGCTCGGCCCGGCTGCTGGGTGGCGAGAGCCGCTTCGTGCTGTCCAACAGCGGGCACATCCAGAGCATCCTCAACCCACCGAGCAACCCCAAGGCCAACTACCTGGAAAACGGCAAGCTCAGCTCGGACCACCGCGCCTGGTACTACGACGCGAAGAACGTGCAGGGCAGCTGGTGGCCGGAATGGCTGAGCTGGATCCAGGCGCGCTCGGGGGAGCAGCGCGAAACCCTGGTCACCCTCGGCAACCAGGCCCACCCACCCATGGAGGCGGCACCCGGCACCTACGTGCACGTGCGCTGAAGACGTTCGGCCGGCCGGGGAACACCCGGCCAACCGCATGCAACGACGACAAGAAGACTGGATGAAGACCCGAGACCGGATACTCGAATGCGCCCTGATGCTGTTCAACAGCGAAGGCGAACCCAACGTCACCACCCTTGAGATCGCCACCGAACTGGGCATCAGCCCGGGCAACCTCTACTACCACTTCCATGGCAAGGAACCGCTGGTGATGGCGCTGCTGGAGCGCTTCCAGGACGAGCTCGCGCCGCTGCTCGACCCGCCCGAGGACGTGGAACTGGGTGTCGAGGACTACTGGCTGTTCCTGCACCTGATCGTCGAGCGCCTGGCGCAGTACCGCTTCCTCTTCCAGGACCTCTCCAACCTCGCCGGGCGCCTGCCCAAGCTGGCCCGTGGCATGCGCGCCTGGCTCAACGCACTGAAGCGCACCCTGGCCTCGCTGCTGGCGCGGCTCAAGGCGCGAGAGCAGTTGGTCAGCGACACCGAATCCCTCGGCCAACTGGTGGAGCAGATCACCCTCACCCTGCTGTTCTCCCTCGACTACCAGCGCATCCTCGGCAACGACGGCGAAGTACGCCTGGTGGTCTACCAGATCATGATGCTGGTGGCCCCCCACCTGCAGGACGACTCGCGCCAGGCCGCCGAGCGCATGGCCCGGCGTTATCTGGAAGCCTGAAACGCAAACGCCCGGCGCGAGGCCGGGCGTCTGTGGTCCCTGACGATCAGGACTGGCTTGGCGTGCTGGCCGGAGCGGATGGCGCCGGAGTGGCGGCGGGAGCGCTCGGTGCAGCGGCCGGAGCCGGGGTTGCGGCCGGGGTCGCCGGCTTGGCAGCTGCCGGTTTCGGCGCAGCGGCTTTCTTCACCGCAGGCTTCTTCGCAGCAGGTTTGGCAGCGGGCTTCGCCGCCGGCTTGGCAGCCGGTTTTGCCGCAGCTGCAGGCTTGGCAGCGGCTGCGGGTTTGGCCGCTGCCGGCTTCGCCGCAGGCTTGGCGGCAGGTTTCGCCGCGGGCTTGGCGGCCGGTTTGGCAGCCGGTTTCGCCGCAGCGGTCTTCGCAGCGGGTTTGGCTGCAGCCTTGGCGGCCGGCTTCGCAGCCGGTTTAGCAGCGGGTTTCGCCGCAGCGGTCTTGGCAGCAGGTTTGGCAGCGACCTTGGCGGCCGGTTTAGCGGCAGCTTTCGGAGCGGGCTTGGCAGCCGGCTTGACCGACTTGGCGGAGACGCCGGTCAGCTTCTCGATCTGCCGGGTCAGGCTGTCGACCTTGCTGTTCAGGTCCTTCACCTCGTTGCGGCTAGGAACGCCGAGACGGGAGATGGCACTGTTCAGACGCTTGTCGAAAGCTTCTTCCAGCTCGCCCCATTTGCCGATCGCCTTGTCCTTGACCTCATCGACCTTGGACTTGGCGGAGCCGACGCGGGAACCAACCCGAGACTTGACCGCATCGACCTGCTTGTCGACTTCGGTCTTGGCCTGTTTTTCAGCCTTCTCACCATCCTTGACCAGCGTATCGAACAGCTTGGTGCCGTCGTTGCTGACCTTCGAGTAGGCCCCCAAGCCAGCCAGCCAGATCTGGCGCGAGTATTTCTCGATCTCGCCGATCCAGGAGTTGGTTTCTTTCGTGGTTTTTTTCTTACCAGCCATCCTGCTCTCCTTATTTGGTTCGCGCGACGTGCTCGAGCAACGCGCTCAGCTCGTCAAGCTTAGCAGAGAGTGCCTCAACGTCCTGTCGCGAGGGAATACCCAGGCGATTGAGTGCGACAGCGACGCGGTTGTCGAAGGCTTTTTCGATCTTGTCGAGTTGCACTTCGACCTTTTCCTTCACGCCGGTGACCGAGCCCTTGACGCTGCCCTTCACCGAATCGATCTGGCTGTTGGCGGCTTCGACGCGCGCATCGACGACCTTGCGGCCCTGCTTCTCGACGCTCTCGCCGGCCTTCACCAGGTCGCGCAGGTAGTCGGCGCCTTCCTGTCCGGCCTTGGCGTAGGCACCCAGGCCAGCCAGCCAGATCTTGCGGGCATAGAGACGGACATCGGAAAGGACGGTGGTCTTGGTTTCTTCGACTTTCTTCTTGACGACGGCGGCTTTGGCCATGGTGCACCTCACTCGGGTAATGGAGGACTCGCCCTTTCTCAGGGCTTGAGGTGCACGTTAACGAGGAAAATTAGAAACCGCATACTAGCCGCGGGTTGGGTGAAACGCGCCGTGCCCGCCCTCTCCACGTGCCGTGAAAAGGGCCCTCACGGCATCAGGCCAGGTACTCGTCCAGCGCCTTCTCGATCTCGCGCTTGATGCTGCCGCTCATGGCCGACAGCAGCAGGCCCAGCTTCACCTCGACATTCACCTTGTCGTCACTGACCTCGATCTGCCCGTCGGCGCCGCTGCGCTTGAACTCCAGGGTGTCGCCACGCCACTGGTAGCGCACGTCGTATTCACGGGCGAGGCGCTCGGCGAGCTGCTCGGCCTTGGCCCGGACGGCGCTGCGGCCCAGGTTGTGGGAACGTTCGACATTGATGCGGGCCATGGGCCAACTCCTGACTGCGACTTAAGGTCGCGCGACTATAGCAGGCCGCCCGCGGGCCCTGGCGAACCGGCACCGTTCGGGGCCAAGACAAAGCAGGCCAACCGCGCCTAAAATGGCCGCCAATTTCTTCCGGGGCAGCGACATGAACGATCCGCGCAAAGGCAGCGATGCCGAACCCACCACCCACTTCGGCTACCAGAGCGTTCCCGAGAGCCAGAAGGCCGACAAGGTCGCCGAGGTGTTCCACTCCGTGGCCGCCAAGTACGACCTGATGAACGACCTGATGTCCGGCGGCGTCCATCGGCTGTGGAAGCGCTTCACCATCGAGCTCTCCGGCGTACGACCGGGCAACCGCGTGCTCGACATCGCCGGCGGCACCGGCGACCTCACCCGCCAGTTCTCGCGCCTGGTGGGCAGCACCGGTGAAGTGGTGCTGGCCGACATCAACGCCTCGATGCTCAAGGTAGGTCGTGACAAGCTGCTGGACAGCGGCGTCGCCGGCAACGTCAGCTTCGTCCAGGCCGATGCCGAGCAGCTGCCCTTCCCCGACAACCACTTCGACGTGGTCACCATCGCCTTCGGCCTGCGCAACGTCACCCACAAGGACGCCGCCCTGCGCTCCATGCTGCGCGTGCTCAAGCCCGGCGGCCGCCTGCTGGTGCTGGAGTTCTCCAAGCCCACCAGCAACCTGCTGTCCAAGGCCTATGACGCCTACTCCTTCAGCCTGCTGCCGCTGATGGGCAAGCTGATCACCAACGACTCCGAGAGCTACCGCTACCTGGCCGAGTCGATCCGCATGCACCCCGACCAGGAAACCCTCAAGGCCATGATGGTGGAGGCCGGCTTCGAGCGCGCCACCTTCCACAACATGACCGGCGGCATCGTCGCCCTGCACCGCGGCATCAAGCCCTGATGCTTACCCAGGCCCTGCTCGCCGGCGTCGAACACGGCATCAACCGCGTCCTCAGGCTCGACGGCACTGCGCTGCCGCGCCTGTCGCGCCTCGAAGGCAAGGTGATCGAGATCGATTGCCAGGCCCCCGCCCTGCAGCTGTTCATCCTCCCCGGAGGCGACGGCCTGCAACTGGCAGCGAACTGGGCCGCTCCGGCCGACTGCCGCCTGCGCGCGCCGGCCGCCAGCTTGCTGCGCCTGGCCCTGAGCCGCGAAAAGACCGCCGTCCTGCACCGCCCGGAAGTCGAGCTGGACGGCGACAGCGCCGCGCTCATGGAGCTCGCCGGCGTCCTCCAGGACCTGGAGCTGGACTGGGAATACGAGCTGTCCCGCTGGCTCGGCCCGGTGGCCAGCCAACTGCTCGGCGCCCACCTGCGCAGCCGTGTCGACTGGACCACCCAGAGCCTCGACAGCCTGCGCCTGAACCTCGCCGACTACCTGGCCGAGGAATCGCGCACACTGGTCGGCCAGCGTGAAGCGGACGCCCGCTTCGCCGAACTGGACCGCCTCAAGGTCGACCTCGACCGCCTCGACGCCCGCATCGGGCGCCTGACCCAGAAAAGCAAACCCAACGCATGAAGCTGCTCGCCGTCCGCCGTCTGCTGCGCATCCAGAGTGTGGTCATCCGCTACCGCCTCGATGACCTGGTCTTCGACCTGCCGCTGCCCTGGTGGCTGCGCGCCCTCAGCTACCTGTTGCCCTGGCGCTGGTTGCCGCGCAAGCGCCTGGAGCTCTCCCGTGGCGCACGCCTGCGCCTGGCACTGGAAGGCCTGGGGCCGATCTTCATCAAGTTCGGCCAGCTGCTGTCCACCCGCCGTGACCTGCTGCCGCCGGACATCGCCGACGAGCTCGCGCGCCTGCAGGACCAGGTCCCGCCCTTCGACCCCGAGCAGGCCGTGGCCCGCATTGAGGAGCAGCTCGGCGCCCGCGTCAGCGAAGTCTTCGCCCGCTTCGACGTCACCCCGCTGGCCTCCGCCTCAGTGGCCCAGGTCCACGCCGCGCAGTTGAAAAGCGGCGAGGAAGTGGTGGTCAAGGTGATCCGCCC includes the following:
- the phaC gene encoding class II poly(R)-hydroxyalkanoic acid synthase, whose protein sequence is MREKQVSGALPVPANYMNAQSAIVGLRGKDLASTVRTLALQGLKHPVHSARHVLAFGGQLGRVLMGDTPHKPNPQDARFADPSWSHNPFYRRGLQAYLAWQKQLYAWVEDSDLTDDDRARARFVLALVSDAMAPSNSLLNPLAVKELFNTGGLSLLNGARHLLDDVLNNNAMPRQVSKHSFEIGRNLATTPGSVVYRNELLELIQYKPMSEKQYLKPLLIVPPQINKFYIFDLSPEKSFVQYALKNGLQVLMVSWRNPDARHREWGLSTYVQALEQAVDVARAITGSKDVNLMGACAGGLTIAALQGHLQAKRQLRKVSSASYLVSLLDSQVESPAALFADEQTLEAAKRRSYQHGVLDGRDMAKIFAWMRPNDLVWNYFVNNYLLGRQPPAFDILYWNNDNTRLPAAFHGDLLDFFKHNPLTRGGALEICGTPIDLQKVTVDSFSVAGINDHITPWDAVYRSARLLGGESRFVLSNSGHIQSILNPPSNPKANYLENGKLSSDHRAWYYDAKNVQGSWWPEWLSWIQARSGEQRETLVTLGNQAHPPMEAAPGTYVHVR
- a CDS encoding TetR/AcrR family transcriptional regulator, whose product is MKTRDRILECALMLFNSEGEPNVTTLEIATELGISPGNLYYHFHGKEPLVMALLERFQDELAPLLDPPEDVELGVEDYWLFLHLIVERLAQYRFLFQDLSNLAGRLPKLARGMRAWLNALKRTLASLLARLKAREQLVSDTESLGQLVEQITLTLLFSLDYQRILGNDGEVRLVVYQIMMLVAPHLQDDSRQAAERMARRYLEA
- a CDS encoding phasin family protein, with amino-acid sequence MAGKKKTTKETNSWIGEIEKYSRQIWLAGLGAYSKVSNDGTKLFDTLVKDGEKAEKQAKTEVDKQVDAVKSRVGSRVGSAKSKVDEVKDKAIGKWGELEEAFDKRLNSAISRLGVPSRNEVKDLNSKVDSLTRQIEKLTGVSAKSVKPAAKPAPKAAAKPAAKVAAKPAAKTAAAKPAAKPAAKPAAKAAAKPAAKTAAAKPAAKPAAKPAAKPAAKPAAKPAAAKPAAAAKPAAAAKPAAKPAAKPAAKPAAKKPAVKKAAAPKPAAAKPATPAATPAPAAAPSAPAATPAPSAPASTPSQS
- a CDS encoding phasin family protein, which encodes MAKAAVVKKKVEETKTTVLSDVRLYARKIWLAGLGAYAKAGQEGADYLRDLVKAGESVEKQGRKVVDARVEAANSQIDSVKGSVKGSVTGVKEKVEVQLDKIEKAFDNRVAVALNRLGIPSRQDVEALSAKLDELSALLEHVARTK
- a CDS encoding polyhydroxyalkanoic acid system family protein, with product MARINVERSHNLGRSAVRAKAEQLAERLAREYDVRYQWRGDTLEFKRSGADGQIEVSDDKVNVEVKLGLLLSAMSGSIKREIEKALDEYLA
- the ubiE gene encoding bifunctional demethylmenaquinone methyltransferase/2-methoxy-6-polyprenyl-1,4-benzoquinol methylase UbiE; this encodes MNDPRKGSDAEPTTHFGYQSVPESQKADKVAEVFHSVAAKYDLMNDLMSGGVHRLWKRFTIELSGVRPGNRVLDIAGGTGDLTRQFSRLVGSTGEVVLADINASMLKVGRDKLLDSGVAGNVSFVQADAEQLPFPDNHFDVVTIAFGLRNVTHKDAALRSMLRVLKPGGRLLVLEFSKPTSNLLSKAYDAYSFSLLPLMGKLITNDSESYRYLAESIRMHPDQETLKAMMVEAGFERATFHNMTGGIVALHRGIKP
- a CDS encoding ubiquinone biosynthesis accessory factor UbiJ; the encoded protein is MLTQALLAGVEHGINRVLRLDGTALPRLSRLEGKVIEIDCQAPALQLFILPGGDGLQLAANWAAPADCRLRAPAASLLRLALSREKTAVLHRPEVELDGDSAALMELAGVLQDLELDWEYELSRWLGPVASQLLGAHLRSRVDWTTQSLDSLRLNLADYLAEESRTLVGQREADARFAELDRLKVDLDRLDARIGRLTQKSKPNA